AGGGTGAGTTGCGAGCAcggcacggatggagagtgtGCTCGGGAGCGGTCgacactggatcgaactcaggagCCTCAGTTCTTGagcccggcactgatctcactgcgccaccagccgaccggttCAATTGGTTAAACTTACCAACTGGGTGGTTCCCTTAGGTTAGAAAATGCAGGGATGGGTCCTTTACATTTAGTCTAGAAAGGGGCTACATTGCATAACCAGTTTAAAGAAATGcccatcagatttattatcactgacttagatgacatgaaatttgttattattttgcagctagcagtacagtgcagagacataaaattactataaattgcaaaaaataattagtgcaaaataaAGAATAAtgcagtagtgttcatggactgtttggaaATTTACtggcagaggaaaagaaactgtttctgaattgctgagggTCTTCAGTCTTCTGTGCCATCTCTTCCATGGTAGTACTGAGCAGAGAGCATATCCCGGATTGttagggtccttagtgatggatatgTCTCTTTAAGGTATCCtcgatgtaaccagtcagaatggtctcAATTTTATCTGAGTCTTTGTGACATTCCATATATCCTCAAACCCCTAATAAAGCAGAGCTGCTTCATTGTGATTGCAGCAATGTATTGATCCCAGCATATTCCTTGGAGATATTGATgccccaggaacctgaagctgtttaccctttcAACCGCTGAACCCTcaatgtgtgttctcctgacttccctttcctgaggtctataatcagttccttggtcttgctaatacAGAGAgtgaggttgttattgtgacaaCAGCCAATAAATCTCACGCCTGTGTGCCTCCTCATCAGCATTTGAGATTCAACCGACAACAGTAGAGTCAATATTGAATTCCACCTATGCTCTTGTTTTTAAACATAATGCACAATCCTTTGATTTCTCAGGTGAAACAGTTTCTTAGTTAATTTATATTCTTGTTAATTGTCTAACTCTCCAGGAAGAGTGTACATTGTTTAATGAGGCATGAAGCCAGAGTTTTAAATATGGCAAAAAGCCAGTTGTAGTTATCCCTTCCTCCGTCGTGTCATTAAGAAGCTGTGTGTTCTCCTGCCTCTGAAGATAGAATGATTTATCGAGCTGCAGAGTATCACCGCTGAGTTTTCTCTATTACTCAGTTCCTAACTTTAATGGTATTGAAATGATGTGTTGGAACTTGGAACTCGTCCAGAGATGAGAAATAAACATTAAGCTTATCCACAAGCTGCTGCCTGTGTCCTGACTTGTCCCAAGTGCAAATAGTCAGGCTACTCAGGAGAATATCTTCATCGAGAATGGATTCATACTGCACGGGGacagaccctttggtccatcATGCCCATTCTGTCCGGCAGGACAGAATTATATAAACACCATTATGGTCTTCTGTGCCTTGGTGATTCTGAATTCACATCAGGTTTACTAACAGTGACATACATGACATGAAGCTTATTGTTTTGcaacaacagtacagtgcaaagatgtcaaattactataaatttaaAAGAAGCAGTGTGAAAGCAAGTGAataatggaccattcagaaatctgatggtgaggaCAGGAAGCTGTTCCTCTACTGTTTTCTGGCTCCTTtaactcctccccaatggtagtgatgagaagagggtatgccctGCATGCGgagggtccttactgatgggtgccacttttttgaggcactacctcttgaagatgtcctcaatggtgagtctacatccctctgcagcctcttgagaTCCTGTGCTTTGGAGCTTCTAGACCCCTTCATAGCtttgaggtgcagagggatcttgcagcCCAGGTGATATTTTACTGAAAGTGGGTACGCAAGTGGATAAGGTGGCAAAGAAGGTATTTGGTGGACTCAGGAGAAATGTAAAGTGACCAGCGTGTTACGCCAGGtaggagagaggaacagggatggAATTGAGAGACATAGGCAGGTGGATAACAGAAAGGGAGAGGCCAAGTTGTCTGAGATTGGGTTGGGGCATGTGTTTTGTGGAGAGGAGACAACTGCTGGAAGGAGATGAGCAGCAATACaaagttttctctctctctctctctctctcgttaacTCTCTGTCTCCCTTGTTAACTCTCTCTCGTTAACTCTGTCTGCCATCTCTTGTGTTGCAGGTTTCAATGCTGGGCCACTCTGGGGATAAGGGTTGTCTCACCTGTTCAGGGGACTGACTGGATGGGACAGCTGGGAACGtcacttgtcctcctcccccttctgTGGTTGCAATTAAATGTCTGCCTCTTTTCTCCGCTCCGCTGCAGGTACGTGCTCAGGGACGGCAGTGGTAACTGGCTGGCCAGGCAGATCCGCAGGCACCGACCGAAGGACGGGCCGATGGAGGCATCCAGCGCACACCGCTGGTGCACCCTGCACACGGAGTTCATCTGGTACGACCCCGGGCTCACCCCCCGGCCACCAGCCGTTCATGGCAGCCCGAGGCTGCACGTTTTCCCCAACTGGGGGGTGGTCACCTACGGTGGGGGACTGGAACAGGAACCGGGCCACACCTTTGTCTCCTTCAAGTCAGGCAAGTTGGGTGGGCGGGCCGTCTACGAGCTGGTGCACGGTGCCGACAGCTGGGGTGCCAGCAGGGGCCGGCCGTACTCGTGGATCGACGGCTGGAAGAGCTTCAACCCGGGCCACGAGCACCCGGACCAGAACTCCTTCACCTTTGCACCCGGTGGCCGTCCCTTCGTATCCGAGGCACTCTACGGCCCCAAGCACAGCTACCTCAACAACGTGCTGGTGTTTGGGCCCTCGCCCAGCAGCCACTGCAACTGGCCCTGGGAGGGCCAGCTGGGTGAGTGCGGCCAGTGGCTGGACTGGACGGCGGGCGAGTCCGGCGGCTCGGCCGGCGAGGTGGTCACCGCCTCGCATCACGGCAGCATGCTCTTCACAAGCGGCGAGGCGGCGCTGGCCTACTCATCAGCCATGGGGCTGCGCAGCGTCTACAGAGCGCTGGTGCTTCTCAACGCCGAGACGCTGCTGGTGGTGGATCACCTGGAGCGTCGGCCGGGCTCCCCGCTACGCCACGCCAGTGCCTTCTTCCACAACCTCGACCTCGACTTCCGCTACGTGCCGTGGCGGTCCGAGGAGGGTCTCCACGGCGCCCTGCTCGATGTCTGGGACGCCCAGTACAAGGTGGTGTGGTTCAGCGCCGCCGGTGACAGCCCCGAGCCCCGGATCCAGGAGGCCGAGCAGGCGGCCGAGTTCAAAAAGCGCTGGACCCAGTTCATCAATGTGACGTTCGCCCTGCGGGGGCCTGTCACCCGCATGGCGTTCCTGTTCCACGGCCCCTCCGTCCGGGTCGGCGACTGCCGCTTCCTGGAGGACGCCAGCGCCGGCCTGAAGGTGGCTCTCACTATCAATGGCACGCCCGTGGTGGTGTGGCTGGCCACCCGGCACCAAGACCCCAGCTCCCGCTTCTCCTACCTCGGCTTCGGCGGCTATGCCAAGGTGGAAGAGCCGCACCAGGTCACCCGCTTTGGCCTTGACACTGTCTCAGTGACGGCCCAGGCCCCACCCCTGTCCCATTCCCTCCCGGGCCCCACGGCTAAAGTGGTGGCGGTGGCAGCAGCGGCAGCTGCTATGCCCTGCCTGGCCTTGGGCCTAGCGGCCGTCCGCTCTCGCCTCTCGCTCTCTTTTGGCCGCCTGCTGCGGCTAGCCATGCTGGCAGCGATCAGCCTGTGGCTGACGGAGCTGGCTGCCCTGTGGGCCGCTTGCCGCCTTCCCCTCTGCAGTggcggagggggagagggggagccgGTGCCCGCTTCCCCCTCCCTGCAGTGGGACCAGGCGCTGGGAAAGATGTCGCCACTGGTGATCACCTCCCTCCCCGGCTCTGGTGCTGAGATCCTGCGGCACCTCTTCTCTGACGCTGCCGATTTCCTCTATGTCCGGCTGCCTACTGAGCAGGCCGGCCTGACTGAGGCCGAGTTCGGCCTCGACCCATTCACTGATGCTTGCGAGTGGACAGCCACCGAAGCCCGGCAGGGTCGCTATCGGCTCGTCCAGGGCTGGCTCCAGTCCCTGGTGCACAGCACCAAGCTGCACCTGCAGAACCTGGTGCTCCACCCTGGGGCCAGGGGGACCCCGCAGAGGAAACAGAAGCAGAGGAGGAGGTTCTCCCCGGGTGGCGAGGCCACGGAGGGGAATACAGAGTATCTGGGGCGGCTGCAGAGACACCTGGACGCCCACCCCAATGCCCGTGTGGTGCTCAGTCTGAGCAGCGGCGCCTGGACCCTCAAGATGCCCTTCGTGCATGGTGTTTTGGGGGCCCCGACACGGGTGATGCTGGTAGTGAGGGATCCTCGAGCCTGGGTCCAATCCTTGATCTCCCATGCCCAGCCCGGGCTCTCCTTGCTGGGGGATGTGCCTGGGCGCCTGGCTGCCCTCTTTGGGGAGGGGGCGGGTGAGGGGTGTGGCTCTGCGGCCTTCGAGTACAAATCCCTCCAGCGGCAGTTTGCTGACCCGACCAAGAGCGCAGTGGCCCTCCTGGCTCACCTCTGGCTTGCCAGCATCAAGGCGGCGATGAGGATCAACGAGAAGCTACCGTCTGAGAACTACCAGCTGCTGAAGTTTGAAGATGTTGTCACACTTCCTCGAGAGACAGCCGAGAGGGTTTATGCCTTCCTGGGcttccctttgcctcctgccgtaCTCAACAGGATACTGTTTGCCACCTCTACAAACCTGCTCCACCTTCCATTCGAGAGCGACCTTGCGTCTGGCAACCTCCACGCCTGGAGGGAAACCATGTCCCTGCAGGATATCAGGACTATCGAGGACATCTGCTGGTCAGTGATGAGTCAGCTGGGCTATTCGAGGTTTACCAGTTGAAAGTTGAACTGTCTGGAGATGCAACTACGATCCAGGCAGATTGAACAAAGAATAAATTGCATGGTGGAGTCCCAGGAGCTCTTATGAGGTGTCACTTGAAGAGCTTGTGCAAGAGATGGAGGTTGAATCCTGAGAGGGACATTTAAAACTGGAGAGAGATGGTTCACTTCCAACTCCAGAGCCCATGTGGTGCTCGGTCTAAGCAGTGGTGGTTGGGCGCTCGAGTTTCCTTTCAGACGGTGAGTTCTGTGAGGCTGGTGGATGCAGTGAAGGGACTCACACACAAAGTTCTATTCATGTCAGTTCAACAGTAAGCTTGGTCATGCAGAAACATTTCCCAGCATTCAGCCACAGGCCTCAAGATTAAACTCTCAAATGTTTCAGATTGGGCCAGTCAGAGAGATTGCAGTCTGCCACTGCAGAAATCATTGCTAGGAGGATCATACAGAGATGCATTGGCGATGAAAGGAGGTTGGCTTTCCGTGGGACCTTGGTGGAGGGGGTGCTGAATACTTGGTAAGCACTAGTAGCGAGGAGATCATTCATGAGTGTGGATTTGTCAGACTCTCTCAGGGAAATCCCAGCCGTTGTCTGCACATGTAGAATGGTGAGGTTCTGACCCAGAACTCACACCATCTTGTGATTCAGTCCGaagagccactgcctcacagccCCAGTGATCCAGCTTCTAATGTGACTTCCAACAttctctgtgtggaatttgcatattctctctgtgaccctgTAGGTTTCCCCCAAGTACACCTGTTTTTTCCTGTATCCCAAAAATATGCAGGTTGATAGGTGATTTGGCCACTGGATGGAAATTGCAGCTCATGTGCAGCTGAGTGGTAGAATCTTGGGAGAAGCTAATGAgaaagtggggagaataaaaaattGGGATTGGCATGGGACTACTTTGGGGAGAGTTGATGGAACTATGGAGACAACAGGTTACAGGGAATGTTAGTGGAGAACGGGATTGCTTTGTTAGCTGGTATAGACAGAGCTGGCTGATGTAGCATCCTTCTGTGTGTTGTAAGGAAATAATATGGCAATGAAACATGGAGATCTGAGACTCATACTGCAGTTGATGGGTTCCTTGTGTTAACTCCATAACTTGAATTCCAACTTCCCTTTGGAAATGTACTTGGGAATGCTTGGATTTGAGAAGGTTATTGGTAAATTATAAAGATTACCGGGTGCAAAGGAGCAAACTTTTGGGTCATTTTAGATGCCATTGTCCAAGGTGTGTTGGGAAAGCTGCCGGTTTGAGTGGGCAGCAGATAGAAAAGACATCGGGTTGGGTAAATTCCACATTTGAACTATGTGCCCACTCTCCCTCATCATTATCTTAACATTAACAATACCAAGCACAGGTACTGTACAGATCACTACTCTCTCATACTCtgtctgcctatcacccctcctcacctgaatccacctattgcctgccagctcctgctccaCCCCTTTCCCCATCTCTTGTTAATCTTCCCTCTATCTttctgtccagatgaagggtctcgacccgaaacatcaattatctgtttccctccacaggtactgcctgacctgttgagttcctccagcagtttatcttTAGCATGGATAAGGGAGCTAGTACAGACAGAAAAGGCCAAATGGCTTCCATCCATACTGAAATGTGTTTCTGTCTGGTAAATATGGACATATCAGTGACAGCAAACCCCTTCGTGGAGACACAAGGGGGGAAAGGCATAATTTGATTATGAAGACAATTGGAAGGTCTGGCCATATTTTCTCTATGTGTAAAGAGTAGGAGAGGCCAGTGGCCTCCTTGCTTAGTGTTTGATTTTCTGTTGAAGTAATATATTTGGAAAGTTTGAGTGAAGAACTGGGCAATTTTCCAGCAGCCCGTCCTTCTGTGAAGCACTCCTCCAGCTGTTTGACTTTCCATTACAGGAGTCTGGAGTGATTGGTGGACTGTCCAAAATGAATGTTTTACAACCCAAGTATTATTGTATGGCAAAGAATGGCCAGTTCCCTacatggaccaaagagcctgttctATTGTTTTGTTATAAACCAAGAATAGATCTCACAGTCCCTGGACAACAATTATTCTGCAGATTATCAATAATTATTATCACTTTACTGTTTGTGAATGTTTGCTGTGCATAGATCAAGTCATactgtacagaaacaggcccttggccAATACATCCATGCTGACCTTTGCATCTGTGCCAGTACCATTTACCTGCATTAGGTCCATTACCTCTATACATTATAAACACAaagaagtctgcaaatgctggaaatccaaagcaacacactcaaattgttgaaggaactcagcaggtcaggcagcatcagtggaaaagagttaacagtcaagGAAGGAGAATgacgtcagaataaaaaggtgaggtgaATGAAGGATAGCTAGATGGTGGGTAGAAAAGAAaaggggctggagaggaaggaatctaactGAGGAGAGTGACTGTTCACATTGACTGTTTATAATGTATAGAGGGTATGGACCTTATGCAGGTAAATGGTACTGGCACAGATGCAAAGGTCAGCATGGATgtattggccaaagggcctgtttctgtacagtATGACTTGATCTAtgtaggagaaaggaaaagagaaaGGTATCCAGgaagaagtgataggcaggtgagaagaactaagaggacagagtgtggaatagaaaaagaggggacttctgcttttggtggatggagcggaggtgctcaacgaagcagtcccCTAGTTTTTGatgagtctcaccaatgtagaggagcaccagacacactGGACAACCACTATATATTcataagtgaagtgttgcctcacttggaaggactacttggggtcctgaatggaggtgaaggagtgagtgaatgggctgttgtagcactttggctgcttgcagggttaagtgccaggaaggagattagtggggagggagcaatggacaagggaatcatggagggaacaAGCTCTGTGGACAGTGGagtggggaggtaaagatatgcttggtggtaggatccctttggatgTGGCAGAATttacagaggatgatgtgttggatgcggaggctcataGGGTGGTAGGTATGAACAAGAGGAAATTTTATTGTTAAAGTTGGAGGAAAATGAGCTGAGTGCAGATgtttggaaaatggaggagatgtggttgaaggcagcatctatgctagaggaagggaaaccccattctttgaagaaagaggacacctctgatgtcctggaaagtaaAGTCAGATCCTATGAACAGATACGGTGGTAATGGAAGAActaagaaaagggaatagcatttttacaggagacacaGCAGGAGGAGGTATAGTCATGATAAttgtgggaattggtaggtttataaaagatattagtTGGCAGTttgtctctagagatggagagagagattgagaaaggggaaggaggtgtcagaaatggatcaggtgaatttaagagcagggtggtatttggaggcaaagttaatgaaattcaTGAGCTTAGCATAAGTGCATGAAGcatcaccaatgcagttgtcactGTAGCTGAGGAAGAGCTGGGGAGCATTACTatggaaggcttggaacatggactagcCAACAAACGGGTAAggatagctggggcccatgcagtgcccatggctacccctcgagTTTGGAGAGAGTGGGAGTATACCTTGGCTGTCATCTTTACTGTATCACAGTGGTGATTCCATCTCATTTGCTGCAAAGCCCTTTGGGATAACTTGACTTTGTAAAAGGTGCTAGGGAAATGCAAGAGTTTACTTTTGGAGCTCACTGCTGTGGTTTCTGCCAACTGGGACAAATCCATTGTGAAATCTGCTTATTgtttctctgttctctttcagATAGTACCCTGTCTGATTAAGTATGGATGATACTTTAAATACCCTTCTGGGCCTTGGCCTTCGATTCTTTCACTCTTTGGTTAGTGGATGCATAGGGAGGTTGCTCTCATGACTAAGTTATTCCATGATCACTGCTAAATAAATTGGGGAAATGTTCTAAAATACCCTTCCTTTTTGTAATGAGTGTGATATAAACTGGAGCTCGCTGTGAAGCTGGTAGAAAGAGAATTAGTGCCTGGTTTATTTTGAATCACGTGTTCAGATTCAGCTTGGGAAAGTGGGATGCTGTCTCAGTATTTTATAAATAAAACTTGGTTGAATAGTCCATGTGCCTCGGTTCTAGTACTTCagaataaataaatgtgttcaaAGGAAATGAGGAGGTAAAACCCTTCATTCAAATTTACAAGGGATATACATAGGATGAATGCAGGCATTAAtctcctcaggttgggtgagactagaggtcataggtttagggagaaaggtgaaatatttaagtggaatTGAGGAGAAACTTGCTCACtctgagggtgtggaatgagcaaccAGCAGAAACGTAtacaggttcaattgtaacatttaagagaattttggttagggacatggataggagggatatggtccattGCAGGCAGGTGAGACTAGACAGAAGAGCAAGTCAGCATGCACTAGATGGGTgaaggccagtttctgtgctgaaaACTCTATGGCCATGACTCTAAAGCCCACATCAATAGTAGTGAGAAGAAATATCCAATTCAGACAGGAGAGTGATTGTTTGGTGCCAAGGATTAACCAGTTAACCATGGGTTTCAGAGCAAAGTTGGATGAACTTCTAGGCCTTTGATGGGATTCTTTAAATGGTGTGATGGCCATATGATTTCTCTCCAAATCCTGCATGCTGTAATAAATAATCACATTTTGCAATGGTTGTGATTGATAAACCGTCAGATTTGAGGGTttagacttttttttttaagattacACCAGCAGTGTTCCTAAATTATTGGGAAATGTTACAGTGTGATTAATGTGACATTGCAAACAGCACTTGCTAGCCATTGAATTTACAAAGTATGTGGCAGATTGGAATTGTGGAAATGTGAATTTAAAAGCTGCCTGATTACAGATACTGGCGAGGCTGACAtgtgtagccagagagtggttaataATTGATGCCTCTATGAGAGGAAGCCTGCATTTCTTATCTAAATAGCTCTCGTGGAGTTGGGATGAAGATGGTGCATATTGCATAAAGAATGTTTCTGTGGAGGAAATAGGACTGAACAATGTGGCTCTTGCTTCTCTATACATGATAGATTTCAAGCATCCTTGCACTAATGTGTTGGACACTGTGATCTGGTTCGATTTTCTTGTTCATGTTCTGATTCATTACGATGTACAGAGCCTTTTTCTCTCCACACCTTGAGGATTATATTAAagaatattaataaaaataacaatCGTTTGAACCTTTTTGGTATTGCTTATTGAGTACAAAATAACATCCTTCCATGGATGACCTGTTGGAATGTGTGATACAATTATCTTCTTTTTCAGATGGAGGCAGAAGATCCTCCACAAGCGAAGGGATTATTTGTTATGGGCCATCtagaaatacaacacagaaaattGCTCTTCTGTTCACTGAGTCTGTGCTAGCTGTCAACTGCTCATGTAGAAATCAGGCACGCATTAACACTCATCCACATTTtgatctccccacattcccattagTGAATAGTCTACTTTATCCTACCAACCTGTAAATTATTTGCTAATGTGTACATGCACGGTAAAATCTAGaggggttgatgggaatgtggggagaacaaaATGGGATAAGTGTAAATGCGtgcctgatttattttctctctcaaccccattttcttgccttctcccagtaacctttcatGCCTTTATTAACTATCAATCCTCAAgagaaatataaccaatgacttggtctccacatccATATGTGGCAATAGATTTTACAGATTCCCCAATCCCTGTCTaatgaaattcttcttcatctctgttctaaaggatgtcCTTTTTTGAGGCTGTTCTCTCTGGTCCTGGACTGTccctctacaggaaacattctctccacatccactcaatctaggcctttcaacatctgataggTCTCAGTGagctcacccctcattcttctaaactccagcgagtacagacccagagctaacaaaagctcctcatgtgttaatcacttcaatcccagaatcattatcgtgaacctcctccggacctTCTCCaatattttcttagataaagggacaaaagctgctcacaatacgccaagtgtggtctgaccatgcCTTATAAATTCTCATCATTTCATCCCCgtttttataagaccataagatacaggatcagaattaggccattcagcccattgagtctgccctgccattccattatggctgaccccagatcccactcaaccccatacacctgtcttctcgccagaacctttggtgccctgaccAAAAAAGAAAGTCtcaacttccactttgaatatacccacagacttggcctccaccagtcTGTGttagagcatttcacagattcaccactccttggctaaaaaaaatccttcttacctctgttctaaaatgtcgTCCCTGaattttgagtctgtgcccttAATTTCTAGGTACTGGatactcccaccacaggaaacaccctctccacatacactttaCCTAATCCATACAGCATTCAATAGGAGAATTatacattcaactcacagacctccgttgatacccctgcccccccacttaccccatccctgtctataattttagtctggttctctttctctctcctttttccccctcactataatctccccccagccctacttttctttctcttttatttcccataattctccaccttccccctagcccatttccctccagcctatcacttcctagctctctactttatccctccccccacttcttatcccccctcgaccatcccatgttacttcactcctaatgaagggtttcggcccgaaacgtcgtcactatctcctcctatagatgctgtctggcctgctgagttctgccagcattttgtgtttttattagcttttttaccattgactcaacctgtaaattaaacttctgggagttttgcatgAGGACACCTAAGTCTCTTTGCAGCtctaatgtttgaattttctccccatttagataatggtcagcagtattgttccttttaccaaaatgcatcatcataaatttcccaacactgtattccatctgccacatttttgcccattcttccgatttgtctaagtcctgctgcaatcgcattgcttcctcagcactatctaaccacccccacctatctttatatcatcctcaaacttcgccacaaagtcatcaatgctattatctaaattattgacaaacaatgaaAAAGTAGCAGCCCCAATACTGACCCATGAAGAACACCACTCAtcactgcagccaaccagaaaaggtcccctttattcccatttgctgcctcctgcctgtcagccattcctctatctatgccagtatctttcctgtaacgccgtaggatttaatcttgttaagcagcccgattttcccaatcccattgcatactgaagtcccccattacagttGTGGCACTACCCTTACCCTTTTCCAGCTTCCTTTGCAATCTCAGCCCAACATCTTGGCTACTACTTGGAAGCCTATGTATAACTCACATACTGCTTTTTTTCCTACTCGTGCAGTTTCCTATCTCCACCCTCAAAGCTTCAACATTCTTTCGAAACATGTTACCTCTTTggaaagatgtaattccatctcttaccaacagagccacaccactgcctatgctttcctgcctgtcctttggatACAAAgattatcctttgatgttaagctcccaactatgaccttctatcagctacaactcagtgatgcccacaacatcatatggACCAAtctctatattcta
This sequence is a window from Hemitrygon akajei chromosome 1, sHemAka1.3, whole genome shotgun sequence. Protein-coding genes within it:
- the LOC140728145 gene encoding dermatan-sulfate epimerase-like protein, which codes for MAQATLFLLLAAALSLAGAASEQRSGDGQPSTHPLLYFEARDVRSLRQKARGSHSSISRAVRAAVKTMLAKPSLYLPPPDHASFSAKWNEVYGNNLGVLSLYCLLFPEDAAALEFALTYLDRMASYPSWQVRTAPNDEVPVAHSLSGFATALDFLYSVLDEDRRQNYLQKVTNVTMELYEFSKYRAWGKHFLHNHQATNVLALLTGALVLTPHQPQAALLCKQFAIDIMEKTLFLLSHVVDGSLDEGVAYGSYTSKSITQYIFLALRHFNLNHTGNPWLKQHFWFYYATLLPGFQRSVGIADSNYNWFYGPESQLVFLDRYVLRDGSGNWLARQIRRHRPKDGPMEASSAHRWCTLHTEFIWYDPGLTPRPPAVHGSPRLHVFPNWGVVTYGGGLEQEPGHTFVSFKSGKLGGRAVYELVHGADSWGASRGRPYSWIDGWKSFNPGHEHPDQNSFTFAPGGRPFVSEALYGPKHSYLNNVLVFGPSPSSHCNWPWEGQLGECGQWLDWTAGESGGSAGEVVTASHHGSMLFTSGEAALAYSSAMGLRSVYRALVLLNAETLLVVDHLERRPGSPLRHASAFFHNLDLDFRYVPWRSEEGLHGALLDVWDAQYKVVWFSAAGDSPEPRIQEAEQAAEFKKRWTQFINVTFALRGPVTRMAFLFHGPSVRVGDCRFLEDASAGLKVALTINGTPVVVWLATRHQDPSSRFSYLGFGGYAKVEEPHQVTRFGLDTVSVTAQAPPLSHSLPGPTAKVVAVAAAAAAMPCLALGLAAVRSRLSLSFGRLLRLAMLAAISLWLTELAALWAACRLPLCSGGGGEGEPVPASPSLQWDQALGKMSPLVITSLPGSGAEILRHLFSDAADFLYVRLPTEQAGLTEAEFGLDPFTDACEWTATEARQGRYRLVQGWLQSLVHSTKLHLQNLVLHPGARGTPQRKQKQRRRFSPGGEATEGNTEYLGRLQRHLDAHPNARVVLSLSSGAWTLKMPFVHGVLGAPTRVMLVVRDPRAWVQSLISHAQPGLSLLGDVPGRLAALFGEGAGEGCGSAAFEYKSLQRQFADPTKSAVALLAHLWLASIKAAMRINEKLPSENYQLLKFEDVVTLPRETAERVYAFLGFPLPPAVLNRILFATSTNLLHLPFESDLASGNLHAWRETMSLQDIRTIEDICWSVMSQLGYSRFTS